In the genome of Oscarella lobularis chromosome 1, ooOscLobu1.1, whole genome shotgun sequence, one region contains:
- the LOC136195751 gene encoding equistatin-like isoform X1, with product MTGLLAILCVGVTTLAAQFPDRNANHGVEVEMPLSLTPCQMKRAKDWVKCSGMIGCSIIACDPDGSFSAKQCHPSTGHCKCVDLDGNDIEDTDRGPSNKLGLVDCKAARRKAVADLSLEAVVVDEENGGDVIFTGCTRDSDCPFHMVCSKKDGTCACRREVVSFVYAPVCGTNGVTYSNEDELKAEACRYKMDIDVAYNYACGEIHA from the exons ATGACGGGTCTACTGGCGATTCTGTGCGTTGGCGTGACGACTCTG GCCGCTCAGTTCCCCGATAGAAACGCCAATCACGGCGTAGAAG TCGAAATGCCACTGAGTCTGA CACCTTGTCAAATGAAGCGAGCCAAAGACTGGGTGAAGTGTTCTGGCATGATAGGCTGCAGTATCATTGCCTGCGATCCGGACGGATCGTTCTCGGCGAAGCAGTGCCACCCTTCGACCGGTCACTGCAAATGCGTCGATTTGGACGGAAATGACATCGAAGACACTGATCGAGGCCCATCGAACAAACTCGGCCTCGTCGATTGCAAAGCagcaagaagaaaag CGGTTGCTGATCTTTCACtcgaagccgtcgtcgtagacgaagagaacggcggtgacgtcatcttcactGGGTGCACGCGAGATTCCGACTGTCCGTTCCACATGGTCTGTTCAAAGAAGGACGGCACGTGCGCGTGTCGCCGCGAAgtcgtctcgttcgtctACGCGCCCGTCTGCGGCACCAACGGCGTCACCTATTCGAACGAGGACGAATTGAAAGCGGAAGCGTGCAGATATAAGATGGACATCGACGTGGCGTACAATTACGCCTGCGGTGAGATACACGCATAG
- the LOC136195751 gene encoding equistatin-like isoform X2, protein MTGLLAILCVGVTTLAAQFPDRNANHGVEVEMPLTPCQMKRAKDWVKCSGMIGCSIIACDPDGSFSAKQCHPSTGHCKCVDLDGNDIEDTDRGPSNKLGLVDCKAARRKAVADLSLEAVVVDEENGGDVIFTGCTRDSDCPFHMVCSKKDGTCACRREVVSFVYAPVCGTNGVTYSNEDELKAEACRYKMDIDVAYNYACGEIHA, encoded by the exons ATGACGGGTCTACTGGCGATTCTGTGCGTTGGCGTGACGACTCTG GCCGCTCAGTTCCCCGATAGAAACGCCAATCACGGCGTAGAAG TCGAAATGCCACTGA CACCTTGTCAAATGAAGCGAGCCAAAGACTGGGTGAAGTGTTCTGGCATGATAGGCTGCAGTATCATTGCCTGCGATCCGGACGGATCGTTCTCGGCGAAGCAGTGCCACCCTTCGACCGGTCACTGCAAATGCGTCGATTTGGACGGAAATGACATCGAAGACACTGATCGAGGCCCATCGAACAAACTCGGCCTCGTCGATTGCAAAGCagcaagaagaaaag CGGTTGCTGATCTTTCACtcgaagccgtcgtcgtagacgaagagaacggcggtgacgtcatcttcactGGGTGCACGCGAGATTCCGACTGTCCGTTCCACATGGTCTGTTCAAAGAAGGACGGCACGTGCGCGTGTCGCCGCGAAgtcgtctcgttcgtctACGCGCCCGTCTGCGGCACCAACGGCGTCACCTATTCGAACGAGGACGAATTGAAAGCGGAAGCGTGCAGATATAAGATGGACATCGACGTGGCGTACAATTACGCCTGCGGTGAGATACACGCATAG
- the LOC136195727 gene encoding uncharacterized protein, with translation MSGEPSTNASSARREISELLQNAVEWIHSILASFPMHCYKFVSMNVCSAELSQASSAFHFEKNETIPLFGTDGVFETPTKDFFLKLDADALDRLHDATRPKFLQTYSRNVLNAGGEKEHEKELRVLRELIGPLCGGKCLVSTHGKPPSTTRQYTGVFEPANLGIGNYNTWHGFLDAVAKPGGSLSEVILSLSLSDRNEEESSAEPSSDNEESSAGKATRQLSHSSDGDGCPLEFKLKVSEKGLSQAAAEAIVYSFVHHNRHPSQSSLVPNLLLDDKSFYIVMYDCVADVLLISDEVMIVSDQTHMNHILLLWMILHHKVILKTTEHYKNLKSFCSGFREECTRCKWLSHYESLQDYDQISIPKKQP, from the exons ATGTCTGGTGAACCGTCGACTAACGCATCGTCAGCACGCCGTGAAATCTCAGAGCTGCTGCAAAACG ctGTGGAGTGGATACATAGCATATTGGCTTCATTTCCTATGCATTGTTACAAATTTGTATCTATGAACGTCTGCTCTGCTGAGTTAAGTCAAGCTTCTAGTGCATTTCAtttcgaaaaaaacgaaacgattcctTTGTTTGGAACTGATGGAGTATTTGAAACTCCGACgaaggatttttttctgaaattAGATGCAGATGCCTTGGACCGTCTCCATGATGCCACAAGACCGAAATTCCTCCAGACATATAGTCGAAATGTTCTGAACGCTGGCGGAGAAAAGGAGCATGAAAAAGAATTAAGAGTGCTAAGAGAACTAATTGGGCCGTTGTGTGGGGGAAAGTGCCTTGTATCCACCCACGGAAAGCCGCCTTCTACTACTCGTCAATACACTGGCGTCTTTGAACCTGCTAATCTTGGTATTGGCAACTACAACACGTGGCACGGATTTCTTGACGCTGTTGCAAAGCCGGGCGGGTCCCTGAGCGAAGTGAtactttctttgtctctgtctgacagaaacgaagaagaaagttcAGCTGAACCATCTAGTGACAACGAAGAAAGTTCAGCAGGCAAAGCTACCCGCCAATTGTCTCACTCGTCTGATGGAGACGGTTGCCCTCTTGAGTTCAAGCTCAAGGTTTCTGAAAAAGGTCTCAGTCAAGCCGCTGCAGAAGCGATAGTGTATTCGTTTGTTCATCACAATCGACATCCAAGTCAGTCTTCTCTCGTGCCGAATCTCTTGCTGGACGATAAATCGTTCTATATTGTGATGTACGACTGTGTCGCCGACGTTTTGCTTATATCTGACGAAGTGATGATTGTTTCCGATCAGACTCACATGAATCACATACTCTTGCTTTGGATGATTCTACATCATAAAGTCATCTTGAAAACGACGGAGCACTACAAGAATCTTAAGTCTTTTTGCTCTGGATTTCGAGAAGAATGCACAAGATGTAAGTGGCTGTCTCACTACGAAAGTCTTCAAGACTATGATCAAATATCAATACCAAAAAAACAGCCATGA